The uncultured Fibrobacter sp. genome contains a region encoding:
- a CDS encoding cell wall metabolism sensor histidine kinase WalK: MQVSRNNLLFVLLFAGGIVLPTAILSFLSFRNIQNEIYLSQKNFDENLNAFQNEVEEAIEKEQSKIYQETKAASLFLYEQPQGLLDFGHAAEFKSVEGLDAIFLFNNGNLIYPDMTSKKFFKSSNFSNSVPSTLDKKLYQVETSGLKDSIAQRIYLEQRSRSLRPTSFFFESKEEQVQNILGLIRFYYKNKKYDEALHLLEILESNPHQQGYLHADLTYAVYLLHFEILVFQRKHQEAQDYCLSVLAQFLDKQNIDDISSSRYFFESAFTQILSFENLSQEKREAFWNLRENFNRQLGYMDILYYNRDLFHEILNDDVSSKEGILYKNTEEITLFKMSYPYLSGDQVVIAVINKDAYKARLQSKLKAVVQSYKNIPFSITENSDKLIMGEIPEGAPIIAQHYISDAFEWEFTLYEKDMQDIHKETRHRMFLMYGLMLFALITVIFGSFFMFRFITQERKLLAMKANFLSSVSHELKTPLTSIKMFAEMMARGRLQRAEKVQEYSTLIGKEASRLENLIGAILNYTRMEHGTGAFKWERLDFSICAKKVFDAVEDIGVEKGLTFYTHFEPNVFVMGDYTALYSLVQNLIDNAIKYTEAPGDIKVDVKSDSEWVIFSVADTGIGIAASEQKNIFNDFYRVGDEMTRSTKGSGLGLATVKRVAETHKATISLVSKPGKGSTFTVKFKKAE; this comes from the coding sequence ATGCAGGTTTCACGTAATAATCTGCTGTTCGTCCTATTGTTTGCGGGAGGAATCGTCCTCCCGACGGCTATTCTTTCGTTTCTGAGTTTTAGAAACATCCAGAATGAAATATACCTGTCGCAAAAGAATTTCGACGAAAACCTAAACGCATTCCAAAACGAAGTCGAAGAAGCGATAGAAAAAGAACAGTCCAAGATTTACCAAGAAACCAAGGCGGCATCGCTATTCCTTTACGAACAGCCGCAGGGGCTCCTGGACTTTGGACACGCCGCCGAATTCAAGTCGGTAGAAGGACTAGACGCAATCTTCTTGTTCAACAACGGGAACTTGATCTACCCCGACATGACGTCCAAGAAGTTCTTCAAGTCGTCCAACTTTTCGAACAGCGTCCCCTCTACCCTAGACAAGAAACTCTATCAAGTTGAAACAAGCGGTTTAAAAGACAGCATCGCGCAAAGGATTTACCTGGAACAGCGGTCCCGGAGTCTTAGACCCACCAGTTTTTTCTTTGAATCCAAGGAAGAACAAGTCCAAAACATTCTTGGACTGATTCGTTTCTACTACAAGAACAAGAAATACGACGAAGCACTGCACCTGCTTGAAATTCTTGAAAGCAACCCGCACCAACAGGGGTACTTGCACGCCGACTTGACTTACGCCGTCTACCTGCTGCATTTTGAAATTTTGGTATTCCAGAGAAAGCACCAAGAAGCACAAGACTACTGTCTTTCGGTATTGGCACAATTCCTGGACAAGCAAAACATCGACGACATTTCGTCATCTAGGTATTTCTTTGAATCGGCCTTTACGCAGATTCTTTCATTTGAAAACCTGTCGCAAGAAAAACGCGAAGCCTTCTGGAACCTGCGAGAAAACTTCAACCGCCAGCTGGGGTACATGGACATCCTGTATTACAACAGGGACTTGTTCCATGAAATCCTGAACGACGACGTTTCATCAAAGGAAGGTATTCTTTACAAGAACACCGAAGAGATTACCTTGTTCAAAATGTCGTACCCGTATCTTTCGGGAGACCAGGTAGTCATTGCCGTCATCAACAAGGACGCTTACAAGGCACGTCTTCAGAGCAAGCTCAAGGCAGTCGTACAGAGCTACAAGAACATCCCCTTCTCGATTACCGAAAACAGCGACAAACTGATTATGGGAGAAATCCCGGAAGGAGCCCCCATTATCGCGCAGCATTACATTTCCGACGCTTTCGAATGGGAATTCACCTTGTACGAAAAAGACATGCAGGACATTCATAAAGAAACGAGACACCGCATGTTCTTGATGTACGGGCTTATGCTTTTCGCCCTCATCACGGTTATTTTCGGTTCGTTCTTCATGTTCCGATTCATTACGCAGGAACGCAAACTTTTGGCCATGAAGGCGAATTTCTTGTCCAGCGTTTCGCACGAATTGAAGACTCCCCTGACCTCGATTAAGATGTTTGCCGAAATGATGGCGCGTGGGCGCTTGCAGCGCGCCGAAAAGGTGCAAGAATATTCCACGCTCATTGGCAAAGAAGCCTCGAGACTTGAAAACTTGATTGGCGCTATTTTGAATTACACCCGAATGGAACACGGCACAGGCGCCTTCAAGTGGGAACGTTTAGACTTTTCTATTTGCGCAAAGAAAGTTTTTGACGCCGTCGAAGACATCGGTGTCGAAAAAGGGCTTACTTTCTACACGCACTTTGAGCCCAACGTGTTTGTGATGGGCGACTATACGGCGCTATACAGCTTGGTTCAGAACTTGATTGACAATGCCATCAAGTATACCGAAGCCCCCGGAGATATCAAGGTCGATGTCAAGAGCGACAGCGAATGGGTCATATTCTCGGTTGCGGACACCGGTATCGGCATTGCCGCTTCTGAACAAAAAAATATATTTAATGATTTTTATAGAGTGGGTGACGAAATGACTCGAAGCACCAAGGGCTCCGGGCTCGGCCTTGCAACCGTCAAGCGCGTTGCCGAAACTCACAAGGCAACCATTTCGTTGGTCAGCAAACCCGGAAAGGGATCCACGTTCACCGTCAAGTTTAAAAAGGCAGAATAA
- a CDS encoding LysM peptidoglycan-binding domain-containing protein, with translation MRLLKCASICLGLSALLASAYIVKEGDTLWDLSDEFLKDPFAWPDLWENNRHIEDPHWIYPGDSIYLGDSIREGNVLQVEKKSKYPCNATISDSALPKGKGLTVANAGCDDGDERNSDFEGMLGNLRDKDKKGIKKPKANDEYYYKQRPAPKIFNGYYQMHAPEIYTLDSLKKDKRFISIKSGEKKEPLIHMPETEVVVGVGKKTNADLKRGDLVEIIDAKAINVPAAKGSTFEKYALLRLAGIAKITAIGDTLSRAKIVTSFREIKIHQAKARLKQPLKTINVSGYSKVKEAKLNDLAMIRYSMDPMLIIGAFSYVLVDKGINEGYNTGDAVAIWEEDKTDESLPPRLIGRGIIARAADNESSILIRELYSNSRRIEVGHRVSVTHRAQIVK, from the coding sequence ATGCGACTTTTGAAATGTGCATCCATCTGTCTGGGTCTTTCTGCTTTGTTGGCGTCTGCCTACATTGTCAAGGAAGGCGATACCCTTTGGGACTTGAGTGACGAATTCCTCAAGGACCCCTTTGCCTGGCCAGACCTATGGGAAAACAACCGCCACATCGAAGACCCGCACTGGATTTATCCGGGCGACTCCATTTACCTTGGCGATTCCATTCGCGAAGGCAATGTGCTGCAGGTCGAAAAGAAAAGCAAGTACCCCTGTAATGCAACCATTTCGGATTCCGCCCTCCCCAAGGGCAAGGGTCTGACAGTCGCAAACGCCGGTTGCGATGATGGCGACGAACGCAATAGCGATTTCGAAGGCATGCTCGGCAATCTGCGCGATAAAGACAAGAAGGGCATCAAGAAACCCAAGGCCAATGACGAATACTACTACAAGCAGCGTCCGGCCCCCAAGATTTTCAATGGCTACTACCAGATGCACGCCCCCGAAATCTACACGCTTGATTCCCTGAAAAAAGACAAGCGTTTCATTTCGATCAAGTCAGGCGAAAAGAAGGAACCCCTGATTCACATGCCTGAAACGGAAGTGGTCGTGGGAGTCGGCAAAAAGACGAACGCCGACCTGAAGCGTGGCGACCTCGTCGAAATCATTGATGCTAAAGCAATTAACGTTCCTGCAGCTAAGGGCAGCACCTTCGAAAAGTATGCGCTGCTCCGCCTTGCTGGCATTGCAAAAATCACCGCTATTGGCGATACGCTTTCTCGCGCCAAGATCGTGACGAGCTTCCGCGAAATCAAGATCCACCAGGCCAAGGCAAGACTCAAGCAGCCGCTCAAGACCATCAACGTGTCTGGCTATAGCAAGGTCAAGGAAGCCAAACTGAACGACCTGGCCATGATTCGCTACTCCATGGACCCGATGCTGATTATCGGCGCATTCTCGTATGTGCTTGTCGATAAAGGCATTAACGAAGGTTACAACACTGGTGATGCCGTCGCTATTTGGGAAGAAGACAAGACAGACGAATCGCTCCCGCCCCGCCTGATTGGCCGCGGCATTATTGCCAGGGCCGCAGACAACGAATCGAGCATTCTCATTCGCGAACTCTATTCCAACAGCAGACGAATTGAAGTTGGACACAGGGTATCGGTGACCCACCGTGCGCAGATCGTCAAGTAA